A part of Elusimicrobiota bacterium genomic DNA contains:
- a CDS encoding CoA-binding protein, with product MATTGSKFVDTADVLFIGFSSRNTRFCSMISDAFTNSGIKVYPMNTNPGAKFSQKVYRGFSELPLVPHCAYVLLKSENTKKVVPLLIEKGVKRILFHNKKTVDPETLQICKDAGIETKIACPMMLYGKGLHKFHAFLAGVK from the coding sequence ATGGCAACCACAGGAAGTAAATTCGTTGATACTGCCGATGTTTTGTTTATAGGTTTCTCCAGCAGGAATACGCGGTTTTGCAGTATGATCTCCGATGCGTTCACTAATAGCGGGATAAAAGTGTATCCCATGAACACCAACCCCGGTGCGAAGTTCAGCCAAAAAGTTTATCGCGGGTTCAGTGAACTCCCGTTAGTCCCGCACTGCGCGTACGTATTATTGAAAAGCGAGAACACAAAAAAGGTTGTACCTCTGCTTATAGAAAAAGGTGTGAAGAGGATATTGTTCCATAACAAAAAAACTGTTGATCCCGAAACGTTGCAGATATGTAAAGACGCTGGGATTGAGACAAAAATTGCGTGCCCTATGATGCTGTACGGTAAAGGATTACATAAATTCCACGCGTTTTTAGCCGGAGTAAAATGA